The sequence ATGAACTTATCAATAAAGGATATATACGTGAAACACAACCTTGGTAAAAGATCTTTGCATCTTTTCTTTCTTCTTCTAAGCTTTCTCACGCTGCACGCAGAAGATTTTACCTATACGTTTAAGGTAGATCAACCCACACCTTATGTCAAAGAGCCCGTCATTCTTACCCTTGACCTCAACCAAACCAACCATGATGTCGTGATGCTCTTTAGCTTTGACATTAAGAAGAGTGAAGATTACACGTTTCAAAGACTTGACATCCGGAAAACCGAGAATTATCATGATGCCAAAATACATTATGTCTATCTCATCTACCCCTTAAGATCCGGAGAGCTGGACATTACATTCGACCTCATCAAAAAAGTCACAACCGATGAAAGTCTGGCTTACAGTTTCTCCGGAGACAGAGACAATGTGAAGAAGTTGGTGACCAAGGACACACAGATCGATCTGCCCCCTGTGCAACTCCGGGTCAAACCGCTCCCTGAAGGTACTCTGCTTGTAGGAGACTTTACATTGTCCTATGAGATCAAAAAGCATCAAGCCAAGGCCTATGAACCGCTGCCTTTCCAAGTGAGTATCAAAGGGAAGGGATACCCTCCGCTGGTAGGGACACTGCTTCCAAAAGAGGGGAACTTTACGCGCTTTACAGAAAAACCTATTGTCAAGTCTGTAGCAACCAAAGAGGGAACACACAGTACGGTGACCTACCCGATGGCGCTTTCGCATAGTCAAAGTTTTTCTCTCTCGCCTATACGCCTCAACGCCTTTGATCCCAAAAGCGAAAAAAAATATACCCTTGATATCCCATCACAGCAGTTTGATATTGAGCAGGTGGAGTCCCGTCATTTGGTTGACACAGTAGATGCACCGGATATTGCCAGTGAAGACTGGTCCTGGTTAAGCACACTTTTGGGCTACACCATAACATTTTTTGCCGGCTATATGACCGCACTTAGCTGGAGATGGAGTATGAAAAAGAGACAAAAAGAAAACCATCCTTTGGTCCAAAAGATACGTAACTGTAAAGACGAAAAATCGTTACTGCAGGTACTTATCGCCGCAGACCATAGTGATTTTACCTCCAGTATAGAAAAACTGGAAGATTCTTTATACGGAAATGGTAAAATCAACTTTAATAAAGTAAAACAGGACGCGCTGGAGAAACGAATATGAATGAACAGATAAACACACTTAAAAAAGAGATAAGCAAAGCCGTTATAGGGCAGGAGGCCATGGTTGAAGGACTGCTCATAGGATTGCTCTGTGACGGGCATATACTGGTAGAAGGTGTACCGGGACTTGCAAAGACCACAACCATCAATGCACTCTCACGTGCCTTAGGGTTAGAGTCTAAACGTATCCAGTTCACACCGGACCTTTTACCTTCGGACATCATCGGTGCACAGATCTATAACCCGCAAGACCACAGTTTCAGTATCAAAAAGGGTCCGCTTTTCACACACCTTCTTTTAGCCGACGAGATCAACCGTGCCCCTGCCAAAGTACAATCCGCCCTGCTTGAAGTGATGCAGGAGAGACAGGTCACCATTGCCGAAGAGACCTTTAAACTTGAACGGCCGTTTCTGGTCATGGCCACGCAGAACCCCATAGAACAAGAAGGGGTCTACGCACTGCCTGAAGCGCAGCTGGACCGCTTTATGATGAAGATCGTCGTGCAGCACAACTCTGAAGCCCAAGAGCTGGAGATCATGCGGAAAGCAGCAAGTAAAAGTTTTGGTGAAGTGCAGACCGTACTGAGTATAGAGGACCTCTTTGCACTGCAAGAAGAGATCGGCAAGATCCATATCGATGAAGAGATGGAACGCTATATGGTACAGATCATCACTGCAACAAGGGAACCTCTCAGATTTGGCCTAGAGGATATCGCTGAGAACATTATGTTCGGCGCAAGCCCAAGAGCCTCTATAGACCTTTACAAGGCAGCCAAAGCCAAGGCCTTTCTGCGTGGAAATGACTTTGTATCTCCTGCAGACATCGGATATGTGATACACAATGTACTCCGTCACCGTATTGTCCTCTCTTATGAGGCCAGAGCCAAAGGTATCCATACCGATGAGATCATCACTGCGATTATTGAGACACTACCGATACCCTAATGAATACAGCCCTTAAAGCACTGCAACTCAAAGCCAGACACCAAGTATACACGCTGCTTAGCGGACACAACCTCTCTAAGCTCCATGGGGAGGGGTATGACTTCTCGGAACTCAGAGAGTACCAGATGGGGGATGACATCCGGAAGATAAACTGGACCATCTCGGCAAAGCTGGGATATCCCTATATCAAGGAGTTGCATGCCAACCGTGAACTCTCCGTCGTAGTGGCTGCCTTCATGGATGCCAGCCTCTATTTTGGCCAGGGAAATGCCAAACAGGAGAAGCTTACAGAGGTAGCCACTATCCTGGGCTATGCGGCACAGCAGAATAATGACCTCTTTACAGGGATACACTATACTCAGGAGCAAACCCATACGACCCCGCCGACCAAACAGCTCTATCATATAGAACAGTTCTCACAAGCACTCTACGGTGCCTCTGTGCTCCATACTGCACTGGACCATAGCGCTGCCATTCAAGACCTTTTCAAAAGGCTGCACAAACCTTCGCTTCTATTTATCCTGAGTGATTTTTTAGAAGAGATGGATCTCTCTTTGCTCTCTCAAAAACACGAAGTCATTGCAGTGATCATCAGAGATAGAGAAGAAGAGGTCCCTAAAAAACTCGGGGAGGTCACTCTCTCCCATCCGCAGGATGACAAGAAGATGGATACCTATTTTGGCCAAAGAAGTATAGAGAAGTATCTTGCAAGACTCAAAGAGAACGATGAGAAGCTCTCTGAGCATTTTGCCCACTATGACATTCGTTCGGTTAAGATATTCACAGATGACGAAGCCGTAAGCAAACTGGTGGGGCTCTTTGTATAGTTTAAACAAACAGTAAGTAGACAAAGACCACAAACAAGATCACATGCAGGAAACCTTCAAGCATGTTGGTCTCCCCGTCATTAAAGTTCACGATACTCACAAGCAGTGTCAATCCCAACATTACCCCTTGTACCGGTGTGATGGCAAGGTTAAGATCCATTCCCATATAGCGTGTCACAACAATCACCGCAGGTACCGTTAAAAGTATAGTTGCCAAAGATGCCCCCAAAGCGATATTGACAACCGTCTGCATACGGTTATCTAACGCCGCACGCACCGCAGTGATAAGCTCCGGTGCAGCGGAGATAAGGGCTACACCCACCGCAGCTATGGAGAGAGGCAGTCCGAATGTCTTCATCGTATTTCCCATAAATATGGCCAAAATTTCCGAAAGCACCCCGATCATGATGATGGCCACGACAAGATTCACACCATGGTACCATCCGTTGATCTTATGCGGGTTAGGGGTACAGTGCCCCTCTTCATCACATATCTCCTCCTCTTCATGTTCATATTCGAAAAAGTATCTGTGCGATGCTACCTGAATACGTGTAAAGGTAATATAGAGCAAAATGAACATCACCACATTGAACATCATATAACTGTCGATATGGGCTGCATCCATAAAGTGTGGTACCACCATGGCGATACCTATGGCAACAAGCAGCATCGAGAGATAGGAGTTTGAAGAATCCACATTGTAAGGCTGTTCACCATACTTGATCCCCCCTATGATCGCTGCGAGTCCCAGCAGGGCATTGATATCGAGCATAACGGCCGCATAGATGGTATCACGCGCCAGTACAGGGTTATGCTCATGGACCATCATAATAGCGATGATAACGATCTCCACCACCACTGCAGAGATGGTCAGGATCAGCGTACCGTAAGGCTCCCCGAACTTTTCTGCCAGCATCTCTGCATGGTGTGCCACAGACATCGCTGCATAGATAATGACCACAAACAGTACAGAAAAACCTATAAGATTCCCAACTGTAGATGCTACCAGTGTATGTTCAAAAAAAGTGATACCAAAATAAGCGATGATCGCTGCAAAGAGACTATACTCTTTTGAAAAATTTTTGAGAAGTTGCATTATTTCAATATATCCTTATAGCTTTTGTTGGCATTGAATTTGAGTTTGTCCTCCATGCCCATAATACGCTCATCCCCTGCCCTATAGGCCTTTTTCAAACGTTTTATGATCTTGGCCTGTTCTTTTTCTTTTGTGATCTTGTGCTGTTTGAAGAATTTTTTGAGTCCTATCCAACGCTCCTCTTCAGCATCCATGCTCTCTTCTTCCGAGATCACTTCTATCGCTTCTTGGGATTGTTTCTGCTCTAACTGATGGACATAGAGTGTACGCATTTCATAAAATGCCTCTTTGAGCAAGTCTATCTCCCCTTTGAGTGTTGTTGAGATCTGTTTATTGGACTTTTTGAGGTCTTTGACGGTACCTTTGAGCACCGAGATCGTTTCATCTTTAGCTTTCAGCAGTGCTTTATAGTCTTTGGCGTCTGTGAGAGGTACAGAAATGTTGGTTTGCGTTGAGATAGGCTTTTTTGTAATGACTGTTGTCTCTTCTTCACGAGGGGCTGTCTCTTGTCCACTCTCATTGTCAACGACAATGTAAAGTTTACCATCTACGTTTTTCGCTGTCAATATCCCCCGTTTGATCTTCGCATAGACCGCCTGCCGTGAGATACCCAACTCCTGTGCATACTCAGCAGGTTTCATCAACTTTTCCATATTCTCCCCTCCTGTTTACAGTTTTGTAAATGATAGCATAAGTTTTATGAAAGGTTTACGGAGAAAACAAAAGATATCAGGTGCCAAACTTCTTCCAGGGAGTAACTATTTCAGTGATTATTTGTTTATTATTTGTTAAGCGATATTCACTATACTTTATAAAGGTCCATGAAACAACAAAGGAGTCTTGAATCATATCAGACAAAGTACATAATAGAACGTAAAGGATACCATTATGGAACATGTGAAAGATGTATTAAAAACCTCGTTGGAGGAGTTGGAAAGAGTACTGGATACCAAAACCGTCGTAGGAGAGCCGATCGTCATAGAAGGCAATACACTGATCCCGCTGATCAGTATCGGATTTGGCTTCGGTGCCGGTGGTGGTACCGGAAAGTGCAAAAAAAGTGATGATGAAGGCATTGGAGCCGGCACCGGTGGTGGTGGCGGTATCAAGCCGGTTGCCCTTGTGATCATAAACAAAGAGGGTGATGTCAGGGTTGAGCCTATCAAAAGCGGTATGGCTTCAGCATTTGAACATTTGGGCGAAACTCTTGGAAAAGTAATGCAGGATAAAGAAGAAAAGAGTAAATAGCATAAAAAAATAAGGATCGGTAAAATGATGGAGATCATAATTCTTCTGATCGGGTTTCTGCTCTTTTGTTTGGCTCTTCTTGCTATCCCCGTTGATCTACTTTTCTATCTGAAAAAAGATGAAACAATGGAGTACCGGGCAGAACTCTGTATACTGTTTGGTCTTCTGACTATCGATATGACCAAGCAGGATCAGAAAACAGAGAAAAGCACATCGCCAAAGAAGAAAAAAAGAGAAAAAAAGCCTCATCTACCGTCATGGGTAGAAAGCAAAAGATTTATCAAAAGACTAATGAGACTCAACATGGATCTTTTACACACTTTACATATCAAAGAATTAAGCATGCATTGGCACATTGGACTGGGTGATCCGGCAGATACCGGGATGATTTTAGGCATACTTCAACCGATCCTTCTACCTTGGGAAAACGCAACACTAAGTGCAGATTTTCAGGAAGCCGTCTTTGAAGGCTATTGTAAAGCACATATCCGCCTTTTTCCGATCCGGATCATAGGTTATATTTTAGCATTTATTTTTTCCGGGGCAACACTGCGTATGATTAAAAACAGTCTGATTAAATAGTCGTAAATAGAATAAAGGAGGCACTATGGAAAATCAGGAAGCTTACCAAAGAGCTAAAAAAAGAGTAGAAGCGAAGTTTGGGTTTTACACTCATCTAGCAGTTTACATAGCTGTATCTTTTTTACTTATCATTATCAACCTAAATACCTCTGCAGAATACTTTTGGTTCCAGTGGCCGCTCATAGGCTGGGGCATTGGCGTATTGTTTCATGCTTTGGGAGTATTTGTATTTCCTAAAAAATCCGCTGTCACAGAAAAGATGATCGAAAAAGAGATGAAAAAAGAAGCCTTAGAGACGGAAAAAAATGAAGATCACACACTTTCTCTATAATGCTTTTATCATAGAATCCGGCAATAAAAAAATAGCTATAGATCCAGGTGGATTGTTCTTTTATTTTTTCAGATTCACACCCTTAATACCTAGATCCGAATGGGAAAGTATCACACACATTTTCGTCACCCATGGCGATCCTGACCATTATTGGCATGCTGATAGAGTGGCAGAAGCCTCAAATGCGCCTATTATCTGTAATGCAACCATGGTAAGAAATATAAATGGAAAAAACTTAATGCTTGGTCCAAGAGATAAAGGTCTGGCATTTACAACAGAAATTCATACTATTCATACGCTTAGCGTTGATGAAACCATTGAGCTTGATGAGATGGTCATCACAGGGATCAAAACCACACATGGTCCACTTAGATTGAAATTTGGTCCTTTTTCCAAAACCCTGCACCCCGGTCCGGAAGAAAGAATCGGTTGGGGTTCTATGGGTTTTGAGATCGAGCTAGATGGAAAAAAGATCGTGAATCTTGGAGATACGCTTTTACATGAAAAAGAGTGGCAAAAGATTCATGCACCTGATGTATTGATGCTGCCTATCGGAGGGAAAATGGTACACAATACCATGGATGAACAAGAAGCTTTACAGGCAATACGTATCATAAAACCCAAACTAGTGATTCCCTGTCATTATAACTGCCCTGCTTTTTTTATTAAAAAATACAATCCGGCTGATGATGAGATGTTTAAAAAGGAAGTTGAAAAAATGGGTATCGAGTGTGCAATTCTCTACATGGGTGATTCAGTCGATTTAAACAACAATGCATAAGCACAATCCTCTCAAAATCTGGTTGAATTTTTTTGTACGTATGACTTTGTTTGCCGTTGGACTGCTGTGGCCAGCAGGTACATGGCAGTGGTGGGAAGCTTGGGTATTGGTTGGGCTTTGGAGTGTCTATGGCCTTGTTACGACTATGTATTTATTACGTCATGACCCTGCGTTACTGGCAGAACGATTAAAGCTTGTGCCGCTTCACAAGGAACAAAAGGCTTGGGACAAAGCCTTGATGCTACTTTTTTTTATTGCGGGTATTGGTCTTTATCTGCTTCCTGGCTTTGATGTGATGCGTTATGCGTGGAGTGACCCCTTGCCTCTATGGGTAAGAGTTATTGCAATGCTTGTACATATACCTTCCTTGGCACTACTGTTTTGGGTCATGCACGAGAACACCTATCTATCACAGGTAGTAAAAATTGATAAAGAACGTGGTCATGAAGTGATCACAACCGGCCCCTACGCAGTTATTCGTCATCCTATGTATACTGTAACGATCATTTTACTCTTCGCTGTTCCCGTTGCACTTGGATCTCGATTCTCATTGATTATTTCATTATTTTTGACGGTGTTGTTAATTGTCCGGACTTACCTAGAAGATCGTACATTACACGCTGAACTAGAAGGCTATTCTGAGTATGCTAAACAAACAGTTTACCGACTAATTCCAGGGATTTGGTAAGCTAGGGAGAATTGGTAAAACTGACACTATTTACTGAAATGAAAACCTCATAAAATTATATATTTTATAAGGTTATGAAAATAAGATGTGTTAAAATTTTACTACGATTTTTCTCCACCATTAACCATATTTGGAATAATATCTTTACCTTCTATTGATTCTGTTATTACCAGTAATAGTGCTACTGTTGCCACACCTAATTTAATCATTCCCTTGTTCATCCTGTTTCCTTTATCATATAGCTGAAGCATTTCTTAACACCATCGAATTGATTGCAGAGTAAAAGAGCACATATCTCTTGCACAGGGTTAAAAAGTTAGAACTTTGTTGCTTTGTATCACCCAATCAGCAAGAATTTTCATTGTAGAAGATACTTTTTCATCAAAATAAGGTTCATTTTTCAAAATACCACAACGTGCATTACATGAACCGCATACCTGTAAATGTACACCATCCCTATATAGTTCCTTTAACATCGTTACCAAGTCATGGTCATAGTTTTCAGGCTTAGTCATCTTATCTCGTGCCAAATCAACCGCATCATTCATTAAAAAAATGTGTACTTGTTCTTGGTTATTGTGTAACTCTTTGGCTAGTCTTAGTGCATTCCATGTTACATCAGAGCCATCATACGGCTGATGGTTTAGTATAATTGTAACCATCTATTTTTCATTTTTTAAGACCGTAGTGCCTAAACCTGTCTTTATAGGATACCCTGCATTTGCCCAACCTTTTAATCCACCTTTTAGGGTAGTTGCATTTTTATATCCCATCTCTCTTAAAACCTTAGAAGCCAAAGCGCCACGACCACCTCTACGGCAATACGTCACAATAACTGCATCTTTGTCTTTGATCAATTGCTCTACTTCCCATTCTAAATTACCTCGTGTGATAGCAAAAAAGTCTTCTGCATTCATGTCATCAGACGGAATACTTCCTTCTGATCTCTGTTCGCTTTCTCTTACATCAAGAACAATAACATCTCCGGCTTCATCAAGCAGGTTTTTTAATTTTTTAGGAGTCATTTCTCCCACTTCTTTTTTGGCTTGGTTTATTAAATCCATTTTACCCATGGGCTGAGCCATCATGACTAATGGTAATATTATCGGTAATATTAAGAGTATTTTTTTCATTTTTCTTCCTTATTTTAGTGTATTCATGAGCGATTTTAATGTCTCAAAGAGCGTGTTTGTTTGTATATGGAGTTCTTTGTTAGCCTTTAATGTATCTAACATCATTTGCATATTTTGTGTTGATATGACAATATGATTATCTTTCTCATATATCGCAATTCTACATGGCATAAAAGGTGCAAAGTCTGGCTCATCAGTTAATACAAGTGCAGCTACTTTAGCTTGACATACCTCATAGATATATACTTTTCTCTCTATAGGAAAGCCTTTCTCTTTAACAACTTCATGATAGACATAATGGTGTAAAAGTGCTAAATTAAGCTCAGTACATAATACATCTACTTTATCAACAATATCCTCAATATGCTTTTCACTTTTTACCGTATAAGTCATGAGCTGAAAGAGACTTTTTTTATCTATGAAATACTTCATAAGAAATTTTAACATTTTATTTCCTTATTAATTAATTAGGCATTTAACTAAATACTTAAGAGTATGCTATAATAATTAAAATTATATGTCAAGGATGATTATGTTGGATATGAATCAAAAAATTAAAATCTTTAAAGCATTGGGAAATGAAACACGGTTTTTAATTTTCAAAAATGTATTTACAGGAGGGTACACATGTTCACTAGATAAAAAAGATCCCAATGTTAATGTAAGTGCTCATGCAACTTGTGTAAGTACCATAGCTGAACATTTTGAGTTTTCTTTACCGACGATTTCAAAACATTTAAAAGAGTTACGTGAAGCAAACATAGTCACTATGGAAAAAAAGGGTAACAAGATTTATATAGAGCCAAACATTGAAACAGTTAGAGAACTAGGAGGGTGTTTTTCTACCCTCGTAGATAACTTTGAAAAAAATCGTGAGTTGTTTTTTGATGATGTTGTATTGAGCTAATATCTAAAAATAAGGTCTTTTTATCTCTGCTTCTGCAGTTTCCACTACTCTCTTATCTGGATAACCTTATAATCTAACATATTTTATAAGGTTATTCACTATAACGACGTTTGCAGACCGTAAATCTCTACGTTCCAATAGAAAACCTTATAAAATGTACTATATAGCACGTTTTATAAGGAATATGATTTTTTTACGTTTAAAGATATTTGTTAAAAGGTTTATATAGTATTGTAAACTGAATTTACTTTTGAGTTCCGTCGAGTACGGGAACAAAGAGACACTGTTCGATCGTTTCGGAAGTGATACGGCCATTTTTCTTGTAGTACCGTGTGATGATATGATAATTCTCAGCCTCTTCTACAGGTGCTACCAGTATCCCGCCTTCAGCCAATTGTTCAAACAGTACCGCAGGTATCTCTTTGGCTGTGGCTGAAAAGAGTATACGCTCAAAAGGAGCATACTGCTTCCACCCTCTTTGACCGTCATCAAAACGTGTAATGATATTGTGCATTTCAAGTGCAGAAAAACGGCTTTTTGCCTCTTTGAGAAGCTCATCGATACGCTCTATGGTAAAGACACGGCGACAGATCTTGCTGAGTATCGCTGCTTGATACCCGCTTCCGCAGCCGATCTCAAGTACGGAGTCAACACCTTCAAGCTCTAAGTGTTGTGTCATTTTAGCGACCGTTAGAGGGGAGGATATCCACTGGCTTGCCGCCAAAGGGAGTGCATCGAGCTGATACGCAAGATGTTTAAATTGAGAAGGGACAAAGGTCTCTCTGTCAACAGCCAAAAA is a genomic window of Sulfurovum sp. XGS-02 containing:
- a CDS encoding DUF302 domain-containing protein — encoded protein: MLKFLMKYFIDKKSLFQLMTYTVKSEKHIEDIVDKVDVLCTELNLALLHHYVYHEVVKEKGFPIERKVYIYEVCQAKVAALVLTDEPDFAPFMPCRIAIYEKDNHIVISTQNMQMMLDTLKANKELHIQTNTLFETLKSLMNTLK
- a CDS encoding MoxR family ATPase, with the protein product MNEQINTLKKEISKAVIGQEAMVEGLLIGLLCDGHILVEGVPGLAKTTTINALSRALGLESKRIQFTPDLLPSDIIGAQIYNPQDHSFSIKKGPLFTHLLLADEINRAPAKVQSALLEVMQERQVTIAEETFKLERPFLVMATQNPIEQEGVYALPEAQLDRFMMKIVVQHNSEAQELEIMRKAASKSFGEVQTVLSIEDLFALQEEIGKIHIDEEMERYMVQIITATREPLRFGLEDIAENIMFGASPRASIDLYKAAKAKAFLRGNDFVSPADIGYVIHNVLRHRIVLSYEARAKGIHTDEIITAIIETLPIP
- a CDS encoding DUF3972 domain-containing protein; this translates as MEKLMKPAEYAQELGISRQAVYAKIKRGILTAKNVDGKLYIVVDNESGQETAPREEETTVITKKPISTQTNISVPLTDAKDYKALLKAKDETISVLKGTVKDLKKSNKQISTTLKGEIDLLKEAFYEMRTLYVHQLEQKQSQEAIEVISEEESMDAEEERWIGLKKFFKQHKITKEKEQAKIIKRLKKAYRAGDERIMGMEDKLKFNANKSYKDILK
- a CDS encoding MBL fold metallo-hydrolase; protein product: MKITHFLYNAFIIESGNKKIAIDPGGLFFYFFRFTPLIPRSEWESITHIFVTHGDPDHYWHADRVAEASNAPIICNATMVRNINGKNLMLGPRDKGLAFTTEIHTIHTLSVDETIELDEMVITGIKTTHGPLRLKFGPFSKTLHPGPEERIGWGSMGFEIELDGKKIVNLGDTLLHEKEWQKIHAPDVLMLPIGGKMVHNTMDEQEALQAIRIIKPKLVIPCHYNCPAFFIKKYNPADDEMFKKEVEKMGIECAILYMGDSVDLNNNA
- a CDS encoding rhodanese-like domain-containing protein, with amino-acid sequence MKKILLILPIILPLVMMAQPMGKMDLINQAKKEVGEMTPKKLKNLLDEAGDVIVLDVRESEQRSEGSIPSDDMNAEDFFAITRGNLEWEVEQLIKDKDAVIVTYCRRGGRGALASKVLREMGYKNATTLKGGLKGWANAGYPIKTGLGTTVLKNEK
- a CDS encoding DUF2953 domain-containing protein, whose protein sequence is MMEIIILLIGFLLFCLALLAIPVDLLFYLKKDETMEYRAELCILFGLLTIDMTKQDQKTEKSTSPKKKKREKKPHLPSWVESKRFIKRLMRLNMDLLHTLHIKELSMHWHIGLGDPADTGMILGILQPILLPWENATLSADFQEAVFEGYCKAHIRLFPIRIIGYILAFIFSGATLRMIKNSLIK
- a CDS encoding DUF58 domain-containing protein, with the translated sequence MNTALKALQLKARHQVYTLLSGHNLSKLHGEGYDFSELREYQMGDDIRKINWTISAKLGYPYIKELHANRELSVVVAAFMDASLYFGQGNAKQEKLTEVATILGYAAQQNNDLFTGIHYTQEQTHTTPPTKQLYHIEQFSQALYGASVLHTALDHSAAIQDLFKRLHKPSLLFILSDFLEEMDLSLLSQKHEVIAVIIRDREEEVPKKLGEVTLSHPQDDKKMDTYFGQRSIEKYLARLKENDEKLSEHFAHYDIRSVKIFTDDEAVSKLVGLFV
- a CDS encoding calcium:proton antiporter yields the protein MQLLKNFSKEYSLFAAIIAYFGITFFEHTLVASTVGNLIGFSVLFVVIIYAAMSVAHHAEMLAEKFGEPYGTLILTISAVVVEIVIIAIMMVHEHNPVLARDTIYAAVMLDINALLGLAAIIGGIKYGEQPYNVDSSNSYLSMLLVAIGIAMVVPHFMDAAHIDSYMMFNVVMFILLYITFTRIQVASHRYFFEYEHEEEEICDEEGHCTPNPHKINGWYHGVNLVVAIIMIGVLSEILAIFMGNTMKTFGLPLSIAAVGVALISAAPELITAVRAALDNRMQTVVNIALGASLATILLTVPAVIVVTRYMGMDLNLAITPVQGVMLGLTLLVSIVNFNDGETNMLEGFLHVILFVVFVYLLFV
- a CDS encoding 2TM domain-containing protein, with translation MENQEAYQRAKKRVEAKFGFYTHLAVYIAVSFLLIIINLNTSAEYFWFQWPLIGWGIGVLFHALGVFVFPKKSAVTEKMIEKEMKKEALETEKNEDHTLSL
- a CDS encoding DsrE/DsrF/TusD sulfur relay family protein, whose amino-acid sequence is MVTIILNHQPYDGSDVTWNALRLAKELHNNQEQVHIFLMNDAVDLARDKMTKPENYDHDLVTMLKELYRDGVHLQVCGSCNARCGILKNEPYFDEKVSSTMKILADWVIQSNKVLTF
- a CDS encoding protein-L-isoaspartate(D-aspartate) O-methyltransferase: MIKERQRQNLVAEIEKHFALDEHVREAFLAVDRETFVPSQFKHLAYQLDALPLAASQWISSPLTVAKMTQHLELEGVDSVLEIGCGSGYQAAILSKICRRVFTIERIDELLKEAKSRFSALEMHNIITRFDDGQRGWKQYAPFERILFSATAKEIPAVLFEQLAEGGILVAPVEEAENYHIITRYYKKNGRITSETIEQCLFVPVLDGTQK
- a CDS encoding helix-turn-helix transcriptional regulator: MLDMNQKIKIFKALGNETRFLIFKNVFTGGYTCSLDKKDPNVNVSAHATCVSTIAEHFEFSLPTISKHLKELREANIVTMEKKGNKIYIEPNIETVRELGGCFSTLVDNFEKNRELFFDDVVLS
- a CDS encoding GerW family sporulation protein translates to MEHVKDVLKTSLEELERVLDTKTVVGEPIVIEGNTLIPLISIGFGFGAGGGTGKCKKSDDEGIGAGTGGGGGIKPVALVIINKEGDVRVEPIKSGMASAFEHLGETLGKVMQDKEEKSK
- a CDS encoding isoprenylcysteine carboxylmethyltransferase family protein; protein product: MHKHNPLKIWLNFFVRMTLFAVGLLWPAGTWQWWEAWVLVGLWSVYGLVTTMYLLRHDPALLAERLKLVPLHKEQKAWDKALMLLFFIAGIGLYLLPGFDVMRYAWSDPLPLWVRVIAMLVHIPSLALLFWVMHENTYLSQVVKIDKERGHEVITTGPYAVIRHPMYTVTIILLFAVPVALGSRFSLIISLFLTVLLIVRTYLEDRTLHAELEGYSEYAKQTVYRLIPGIW